The following is a genomic window from Clostridium fungisolvens.
ATATGAAATCAACGTCTAATTAACTTGCTTTTTACTATTACTAAAAGATAATAAAATAAATAGCAAGCATAATGTGATCGTCCAAATCAATCCAGAATATTCATGTCCTACTGATATATAACCATACTGAGACATTCCCACATTCCTCATTATAGGAAGATTTATAAATGAAAAACCTATAGTATTCATAAAGATAAATATAATAAATACTACAACTAGTAGCCACTTCTTATATACAAGTAGGTAGTTAAACTTAGCTTGAAAGTATGCAATTCCTCTAATTCTAGGTAGAAATAAAATACATAATATCACTATTGATAAAAGAATATTTACAGCAAAACTTATGTAGGTAAGTTCATGGGCATGTAGTTCAATTCTTTTAAAGAAGGTAGTAGTAATAAAGATAGATAAGGTTGTTATAAGTTTTTCAGAGAAACTTATTATTAGATATCCACTAAGTAGCCAAAGGAATTTTTTTATCCATAAAAAAT
Proteins encoded in this region:
- a CDS encoding permease prefix domain 1-containing protein, with amino-acid sequence MFQLEKSLMDWKKKLSASNSLTNSDIEELESHLLDEIDALKKKTLTEEEAFYVACSRIGSVDLLTSEYSIVNSNFLWIKKFLWLLSGYLIISFSEKLITTLSIFITTTFFKRIELHAHELTYISFAVNILLSIVILCILFLPRIRGIAYFQAKFNYLLVYKKWLLVVVFIIFIFMNTIGFSFINLPIMRNVGMSQYGYISVGHEYSGLIWTITLCLLFILLSFSNSKKQVN